A segment of the Serratia fonticola genome:
GCCCTGCCCAACAACTGGCGTTCCAAGTTTGGTGGTAACGCCTGGCAATGGCATGAGGAAAGCGGCCAATACTACCTGCATCTGTTTGCCAGCGAGCAGGCAGACCTGAACTGGGAGCATCCGCCGGTACGCGAAGAACTGAAAAAAGTGTGCCAATTCTGGGCAGACAAAGGCGTCGACGGGTTACGCCTTGATGTCATCAATCTGGTGTCCAAGCAGCAGGATTTCCCAAACGATATGCAGGGCGATGGCCGCCGTTTTTACACCGATGGCCCGCGCATCCATGAGTTCCTGCAGGAAATGAGCCGCGACGTGTTCCAACCACGCGGCCTGATGACGGTAGGCGAGATGTCCTCTACCTCGCTGGCACACTGCCAGCAGTACGCTGCACAAAGTGGCGCCGAGCTGTCGATGACCTTCAACTTTCATCATCTGAAAGTGGACTATACCGACGGGCAGAAATGGACGCTGGCAGCGCCGGATTTCGTTGAGCTCAAGCAGATATTCCGCCATTGGCAACAAGGCATGCATAACCGCGCCTGGAACGCCTTGTTCTGGTGTAACCACGATCAGCCGCGCATCGTTTCGCGTTTTGGCGACGAAGGCGATCTGCGCGTGACGGCCGCCAAGATGCTGGCCATGGTCCTGCACGGGATGCAAGGCACGCCGTACATCTATCAGGGTGAAGAGATTGGCATGACCAACCCTGGCTTTAACCATATTGCGCAATACCGCGATGTGGAAAGCCTGAACATGTACGCCGAACTGAGCGCCCAAGGGAGAGACAACGCCGAACTGTTGGCGATCCTGGCCAGTAAATCTCGCGACAATGGCCGTACTCCGATGCAGTGGGATGCCTCTGCCAACGCCGGGTTCACCCAAGGAACGCCGTGGATCGGTTGTGCGGAAAATTATCCACAGATTAACGCCAAAGCGGCGTTGGCCGATCGGAATTCAGTGTTTTACGCCTACCGCCATCTTATCGCCCTGCGCAAACAGTATCCGTTACTGACTCACGGTGACTATCAGGACCTGGCACCGGCTCACCCGGCGTTATGGTGCTATGAACGTCGCTGGAACGGGCAACGATTACTGGTCGTGGCTAACCTGAGCCGTGAAGCGTTGGCATGGGATGCCGCAGGCGTGCAGCCTGCTGAACTGTGGCAGCCACTGATGAGCAGCTATGGTGATGCGGCAGAACCGCCACAACCCTGCACGTTGCGGCCATTTGAAGCGACCTGGTGGTTGTTGGCGTCCTGATGGCGATATCCCCCCGCCAGATTTCAAGCCGCAAGGATGCGGGCCATAATCACTCGCAATCTGAATAAAAAGGATTTTATCAAGTTCCCGCCATTAA
Coding sequences within it:
- the treC gene encoding alpha,alpha-phosphotrehalase; the encoded protein is MSTPIPWWQNGVIYQIYPKSFQDSTGNGYGDLAGVTRRLDYLQELGVDAIWLTPVYVSPQVDNGYDVADYCAIDPAYGTMADFDNLVAQAHQRSIRIVMDMVFNHTSTEHPWFKAAQDRNSPLRQFYVWRDGEGDALPNNWRSKFGGNAWQWHEESGQYYLHLFASEQADLNWEHPPVREELKKVCQFWADKGVDGLRLDVINLVSKQQDFPNDMQGDGRRFYTDGPRIHEFLQEMSRDVFQPRGLMTVGEMSSTSLAHCQQYAAQSGAELSMTFNFHHLKVDYTDGQKWTLAAPDFVELKQIFRHWQQGMHNRAWNALFWCNHDQPRIVSRFGDEGDLRVTAAKMLAMVLHGMQGTPYIYQGEEIGMTNPGFNHIAQYRDVESLNMYAELSAQGRDNAELLAILASKSRDNGRTPMQWDASANAGFTQGTPWIGCAENYPQINAKAALADRNSVFYAYRHLIALRKQYPLLTHGDYQDLAPAHPALWCYERRWNGQRLLVVANLSREALAWDAAGVQPAELWQPLMSSYGDAAEPPQPCTLRPFEATWWLLAS